In the genome of Populus trichocarpa isolate Nisqually-1 chromosome 6, P.trichocarpa_v4.1, whole genome shotgun sequence, one region contains:
- the LOC7495694 gene encoding transcription factor ORG2 — MLEFSPTTLFSTFGWPLEEPISHEQNYSFRDCETPGSFTHFPPSQPNIRELDRSTSFTAYSGSGDPNMVKKLNHNASERDRRKKINSLYSSLRSLLPASDGMKKLSIPSTISRVLKYIPELQQQVERRIQRKEELLSNLSRQDDLIHQENQRKDTMYSSLSSVSASRLGDREVVVQISTCKVLKSPISEILLNLEENGLVLINSSSFESFGGNVFYHLHLQVMEGNCTLECEALNEKLLSLCTKRETFFL, encoded by the exons ATGTTAGAATTTTCTCCTACTACTTTGTTTTCAACATTTGGATGGCCCTTGGAGGAACCCATAAGCCATGAACAAAACTACAGCTTTAGAGATTGTGAAACTCCAGGGTCATTCACTCACTTCCCTCCATCTCAGCCAAATATAAGAGAGCTTGATCGCTCCACCTCATTCACGGCCTATAGTGGAAGTGGTGATCCTAACATGGTTAAGAAGCTTAACCACAACGCTAGCGAACGTGATCGTCGCAAGAAGATCAACAGTTTGTATTCTTCACTCCGTTCACTTCTTCCAGCTTCCGATGGAATG AAGAAATTAAGCATACCGTCCACAATTTCACGTGTGCTTAAGTACATACCAGAACTTCAACAGCAAGTGGAGAGACGGATCCAAAGGAAGGAGGAGCTTCTATCAAATCTATCTAGGCAAGATGATTTAATtcatcaagaaaatcaaagaaaagacaCCATGTATAGCTCTTTATCATCGGTATCGGCAAGCCGGCTTGGTGATAGAGAAGTTGTCGTTCAAATTTCCACTTGCAAGGTCCTTAAAAGCCCAATATCAGAAATCTTGCTTAATTTAGAGGAAAATGGACTTGTTCTAATAAATTCTTCTTCCTTTGAGTCCTTTGGAGGCAACGTCTTCTACCATTTACATCTTCAG GTCATGGAAGGAAATTGCACATTAGAGTGCGAGGCTTTGAATGAGAAGCTTTTGTCCTTATGTACGAAGAGGGAAAccttttttctataa